A part of Pseudoliparis swirei isolate HS2019 ecotype Mariana Trench chromosome 8, NWPU_hadal_v1, whole genome shotgun sequence genomic DNA contains:
- the LOC130197564 gene encoding E3 ubiquitin/ISG15 ligase TRIM25-like, producing the protein MAQKGVQLDRETFSCCICLELLKDPVTIPCGHSYCMNCIKTHWNKEDVKKLYSCPQCRQDFTPRPVLGKNTMLADLVEELKKTGLQAAPADHCYAGPEDVPCDVCTGRRLKAFKSCLVCLASYCKKHLQPHYDSPTFKKHKLVDPSNKLQENICSRHNEVMKIFCRTNQQCICYLCSVDEHKGHNTVLAVAERTKRQKKLEGSRLNIYQRILNREKDLKLLQQKVEDINVSADETVEYSEKSFTELICLMQKRRSDVEQQVRSQQRTELSGVKRLQEKLEQEITELKKSDAELEKISQTEDLNQFLLNYPSLSPLSKSRDSSSIDLRPLRYFEAVTVAVLEIRDELLEFMEEEWPNVSLPLRGVDNGRGQDQVT; encoded by the coding sequence ATGGCGCAGAAAGGAGTTCAGCTGGACCGGGAGACCTTCTCTTGTTGCATCTGTCTGGAACTCCTGAAGGATCCGGTGACTATTCCCTGTGGACACAGCTACtgcatgaactgtattaaaACCCACTGGAATAAAGAGGATGTAAAGAAACTCTACAGCTGCCCTCAGTGTAGGCAGGACTTCACACCGAGGCCTGTCCTGGGGAAGAACACCATGTTGGCAGATTTagtggaggagctgaagaagactggactccaagctgctcctgctgatcaCTGCTATGCTGGACCTGAAGATGTGCcctgtgatgtctgcactgggaggagactgaaggcctTCAAGTCCTGTCTGGTATGTTTGGCTTCTTACTGTAAGAAACATCTTCAGCCTCATTATGACTCACCAACATTTaagaaacacaagctggtggacccctccaacaagctccaggagaacatctgctctCGTCACAATGAGGTGATGAAGATCTTTTGCCGTACTAATCAGCAGTGTATCTGTTATCTCTGCTCTGTGGATGAACACAAAGGCCACAACACAGTCTTAGCTGTAGCAGAAAGGACCAAGAGGCAGAAAAAGCTGGAGGGGAGTCGACTAAACATCTACCAGAGAATCCTGAACAGGGAGAaagacctgaagctgctccaACAGAAGGTGGAGGACATCAACGTCTCTGCTGATGAAACAGTGGAGTACAGTGAGAAgagcttcactgagctgatCTGTCTCATGCAGAAAAGAAGATCTGATGTGgagcagcaggtcagatcccAGCAGAGAACTGAATTGAGTGGAGTCAAAAGgcttcaggagaagctggagcaggagatcactgagctgaagaAGAGCGACGCTGAGCTGGAGAAGATCTCACAGACAGAGGATCTCAACCAGTTTCTACTCAACTACCCCTCACTGTCACCCCTCAGTAAGTCCAGAGACTcatccagcatcgacctccgtCCTCTGAGATACTTTGAGGCCGTGACAGTCGCCGTTTTAGAAATCAGAGATGAACTACTGGAATTCATGGAAGAGGAATGGCCAAACGTCTCACTGCCGTTGAGAGGAGTGGACAATGGCAGAGGTCAAGATCAAGTAACCTAA
- the nol7 gene encoding nucleolar protein 7, translated as MAKGQRGNTASSTKTTEMDPRTEGFSLMLTSSDDEAPEEMTFEDSKAEALRSMKEALLSARRDKELLKEKRRKRQELFQEQKKRKLLSAEVLEEINSAPSKKQKQTEAKAAEEDEGKKESGKPAQARNLKGNYTVTTVKGRVAAASQQQAAEDFLQSRLYGPGSCRTTSNELLSIQNKTGKHKSAAVLFVKKDWALKEKAKAEKLKRRWIHKQKLPPC; from the exons ATGGCGAAGGGACAACGTGGGAACACGGCTTCGTCTACGAAGACGACGGAAATGGACCCGAGGACCGAGGGCTTCAGTTTAATGCTCACGTCCAGCGACGACGAGGCGCCCGAGGAGATGACCTTTGAAGACTCGAAGGCGGAGGCGCTGCGGAGCATGAAGGAGGCGCTGCTCTCCGCCAGAAG GGACAAagagctgctgaaggagaagagaaggaagaggcagGAGTTGTTCCAGgaacagaag AAAAGAAAACTCCTATCGGCTGAAGTGTTGGAAGAAATCAACTCCGCCCCTTCAAA GAAGCAGAAGCAAACTGAGGCTAAAG CGGCTGAAGAAGACGAGGGGAAGAAGGAGAGCGGGAAACCAGCACAGGCCCGAAA TCTGAAGGGAAACTACACAGTGACGACAGTGAAGGGGCGAGTGGCGGCGGCCTCGCAGCAACAGGCGGCGGAGGACTTCCTCCAGTCCCGGCTGTACGGGCCGGGAAGCTGCAGGACCACGA gtAACGAGCTTCTCTCCATCCAGAACAAGACGGGGAAACACAAAAGTGCAGCGGTGCTGTTTGTCAAGAAGGACTGGG CCCTTAAAGAGAAGGCCAAAGCAGAGAAGCTGAAGAGAAGGTGGATCCACAAGCAGAAGCTCCCCCCCTGCTGA
- the epdr1 gene encoding mammalian ependymin-related protein 1, which yields MHRLLLVFLAAAGASVLGLPRLDASPAAAPCLAPQQWEGRWVMFDHSSGRNSRASVSYDGLKQRIRVLQQNKKHAPCQRFYEYIYLYQSMVMFQIDQKTKACSKIALSGSWDPFDIPDNSTFEDQYDIGGPGDSVEVQEWSDRKPARQHETWVGVYTLKDCYPVQETYAKNSSVITSTRFFDLHLGISDPDVFTPPATCQSARPERMAESHC from the exons ATGCACCGACTGTTGCTCGTGTTCCTGGCCGCTGCCGGGGCGTCTGTCCTCGGCCTGCCCAGGCTGGACGCGTCCCCGGCGGCCGCGCCGTGCCTCGCCCCGCAGCAGTGGGAGGGCAGATGGGTGATGTTCGACCACAGCAGCGGGAGGAACAGCCGAGCCTCGGTGTCCTACGACGGCCTGAAGCAGAGGATCCGGGTCCTGCAGCAGAACAAGAAGCACGCGCCCTGTCAGAG GTTCTATGAGTACATCTACTTGTACCAGAGCATGGTGATGTTCCAGATCGACCAGAAGACCAAGGCCTGCTCAAAGATCGCTCTCTCGGGGTCCTGGGATCCCTTCGACATCCCAGACAACTCCACCTTCGAGGACCAGTACGACATCGGGGGCCCCGGGGACAGCGTGGAGGTTCAGGAGTGGTCAGACAGGAAGCCGGCACGCCAAC ATGAGACCTGGGTGGGCGTCTACACGCTGAAGGACTGCTACCCGGTGCAGGAGACCTACGCCAAGAACAGCAGCGTCATCACCTCCACCCGCTTCTTCGACCTCCACCTGGGCATCAGCGACCCCGACGTCTTCACGCCGCCCGCCACCTGCCAGTCAGCTCGGCCCGAGAGGATGGCCGAGTCCCACTGCTGA
- the LOC130198096 gene encoding E3 ubiquitin/ISG15 ligase TRIM25-like encodes MAQKGVQLDRETFSCCICLDLLKDPVTIPCGHNYCMNCIKSHWNKEDVKKLYSCPQCRQDFTPRPVLGKNTMLADLVEELKKTGLQAAPADHCYAGPEDVACDVCTGRRLKAFKSCLVCLASYCKKHLQPHYDSPTFKKHKLVDPSNKLQENICSRHNEVMMIFCRTDQQCICYLCFKYEHKGHNTVLAVAERTKRQRKLEGSRLNIYQRILNREKDLKLLHQEVEDINVSADETVKHSKKTFTELIRLMQKSRSDVKQQVRSQQRTELSGVKRLQEKLEQEITELKKSDAELEKISQSEDLNQFLLNYPSLSPLSESRDSSSINIRPLSYFEGVSDAVSEIRDELLEFMEEEWPNVSLALRGVDASRLSPMAEVKIKKPKSRKKRQPRDGNGWSQHRDGNGWSQHGDGNGCRQPYFDEEDWSD; translated from the coding sequence ATGGCGCAAAAAGGAGTTCAGCTGGACCGGGAGACCTTCTCTTGTTGCATCTGTCTGGATCTCCTGAAGGATCCGGTGACTATTCCCTGTGGACACAACTACtgcatgaactgtattaaaAGCCACTGGAATAAAGAGGATGTAAAGAAACTCTACAGCTGCCCTCAGTGTAGGCAGGACTTCACACCGAGGCCTGTCCTGGGGAAGAACACCATGTTGGCAGATTTagtggaggagctgaagaagactggactccaagctgctcctgctgatcactgctatgctggacctgaagatgtggcctgtgatgtctgcactgggaggagactgaaggcGTTTAAGTCCTGTCTGGTATGTTTGGCTTCTTACTGTAAGAAACATCTTCAGCCTCATTATGACTCACCAACATTTaagaaacacaagctggtggacccctccaacaagctccaggagaacatctgctctcgtcacaatgaggtgatgatgaTCTTTTGCCGTACTGATCAGCAGTGTATCTGTTATCTCTGCTTCAAGTATGAACACAAAGGCCACAACACAGTCTTAGCTGTAGCAGAAAGGACCAAGAGGCAGAGAAAGCTGGAGGGGAGTCGACTAAACATCTACCAGAGAATCCTGAACAGGGAGAaagacctgaagctgctccatcaggaggtggaggacatcaACGTCTCTGCTGATGAAACAGTGAAGCACAGTAAGAAGACCTTCACTGAGCTGATCCGTCTCATGCAGAAAAGTAGATCTGATgtgaagcagcaggtcagatcccAGCAGAGAACTGAATTGAGTGGAGTCAAAAGgcttcaggagaagctggagcaggagatcactgagctgaagaAGAGCGACGCTGAGCTGGAGAAGATCTCACAGTCAGAGGATCTCAACCAGTTTCTACTCAACTACCCCTCACTGTCACCCCTCAGTGAGTCCAGAGACTCATCCAGCATCAACATCCGTCCTCTGAGCTACTTTGAGGGCGTGTCAGACGCTGTTTCAGAAATCAGAGATGAACTACTGGAATTCATGGAAGAGGAATGGCCAAACGTCTCACTGGCGTTGAGAGGAGTGGACGCTTCACGATTGTCTCCAATGGCAGAGGTCAAGATCAAGAAACCTAAATCAAGGAAAAAACGTCAGCCTCGTGATGGAAATGGTTGGAGTCAGCATCGAGATGGAAATGGTTGGagtcagcatggtgatggaaATGGTTGCAGACAGCCTTATTTTGATGAAGAAGATTGGAGTGACTGA